Proteins encoded by one window of Vigna radiata var. radiata cultivar VC1973A chromosome 5, Vradiata_ver6, whole genome shotgun sequence:
- the LOC106759672 gene encoding protein FRIGIDA: MATTESLTNGLPSLPPQNENDAGDKLANSVNQLNNLSIAIQTFKSRYDELQRHFNFIEQAIDARMKELQSSGSNASPNAKETTEAIVSQSETAKTDSNPKPKTKTEEEEEEEEEEEEKEKVKEEEKEEDELLSLCKTMNSRGLRKYVLSRLSDTASLREQVPVALKSSPKPSKLVFECIGRFFLQGSKAYTKDSPMIPARQVSVLVLEYYLLSGCVGKEEEVEASLKKEADSAAVAWRKRLIVEGGLSKASEIDARGLILFVAGFGIPAVFRDEDIWSLVSVSNHREIFDALSQSQLLLKRVSDIADGMIRKGMVVKAVDLAYTFGLEEKYSPQTALTTFLQKSEETWKKSKQDANDFPSVLKQAHEKYLAALKSVVNCLEDHNIDFVKLLPGWELKDEIINLEKDISDTNVKIEEKSMVKRKVDKNNSSNKMKVPEAKRTRFAGRDVSVLSPSLAALHEQRIVNRINGNSSYEGSLAAHLLDGRSYGGYPNSYLSATSIQLGSVSDSLAEKYLGTTVASGPIMLGGGMGGSYSGYQGDMIRDNVGTVLNSNSYRWHGVGEGASLSHDRLVGQSFVGQSTALVNNLYGKTSPEFAGVPEHPSIGASSHTGGSDLYSFADGVFDS, encoded by the exons ATGGCCACTACTGAGAGCCTAACAAACGGACTACCTTCGCTGCCACCGCAAAACGAAAACGACGCCGGAGACAAATTGGCGAATTCGGTGAACCAACTCAACAACCTCTCCATTGCCATACAAACCTTCAAGAGCAGGTACGACGAACTGCAGAGGCACTTTAATTTCATCGAACAGGCCATCGACGCAAGGATGAAAGAACTCCAATCGTCAGGGTCCAACGCCTCGCCAAATGCGAAAGAAACAACCGAAGCCATCGTCTCTCAATCAGAGACTGCTAAAACAGATTCCAACCCGAAGCCAAAAACTAAGacggaagaggaagaggaagaggaagaagaagaggaagagaaagaaaaagtaaaagaagaagaaaaggaagaggacGAGCTTCTTTCGCTTTGCAAAACGATGAATAGCCGTGGCCTGCGTAAATACGTGTTATCGCGTTTATCCGACACCGCGTCGCTTCGGGAACAGGTTCCCGTTGCGCTGAAGAGTTCGCCGAAGCCTTCGAAGCTCGTGTTTGAATGCATTGGGAGGTTTTTCCTTCAGGGAAGCAAAGCGTACACGAAGGACTCGCCGATGATTCCAGCAAGGCAGGTTTCCGTTCTGGTTTTAGAATACTATTTGCTCTCTGGATGTGTTGGTAAGGAGGAGGAAGTGGAGGCTTCGCTGAAGAAAGAGGCCGATTCGGCCGCGGTTGCGTGGAGGAAGAGGCTCATTGTTGAAGGGGGTTTGTCGAAGGCCTCTGAGATTGATGCCAGGGGTCTGATTCTCTTTGTTGCTGGCTTTGGGATTCCTGCTGTTTTCAGGGATGAGGATATATGGAGCTTAGTGTCTGTTAGCAATCATAGAGAAATCTTCGATGCCCTTAGCCAGTCTCAGCTCTTGCTTAAGAGGGTTTCAG ATATTGCAGATGGGATGATAAGAAAAGGCATGGTTGTTAAAGCTGTTGATTTGGCTTATACCTTTGGGCTTGAGGAGAAATATTCTCCTCAGACAGCTCTGACTACATTTCTACAGAAGTCTGAAGAAACTTGGAAGAAATCCAAACAGGATGCAAATGACTTTCCTAGTGTGCTg AAGCAAgcacatgaaaaatatttagcTGCTTTGAAATCTGTAGTGAACTGTTTGGAAGACCACAATATTGACTTTGTAAAACTTCTTCCTGGGTGGGAACTTAAGGATGAAATTATCAACTTGGAGAAAGATATTAGTGATACCAATGTAAAAATTGAAGAGAAGTCAATGGTCAAGAGAAAAGTAGATAAAAACAACTCATCTAACAAAATGAAGGTTCCAGAGGCTAAACGAACAAGGTTTGCTGGAAGAGATGTGTCTGTGCTATCACCCTCACTCGCGGCCTTGCATGAGCAAAGGATTGTTAATCGTATAAATGGCAATAGCTCGTATGAGGGTTCATTGGCAGCCCATTTGCTGGACGGTAGATCGTATGGCGGTTACCCAAATAGTTATCTCAGTGCAACATCCATACAACTTGGATCTGTTTCGGATTCCTTGGCCGAAAAATATCTTGGAACTACAGTTGCCAGTGGACCTATTATGCTTGGAGGAGGAATGGGTGGTTCATATTCTGGGTATCAGGGGGATATGATAAGAGATAATGTTGGGACAGTGCTAAACAGCAACAGTTATAGATGGCATGGAGTTGGGGAAGGGGCATCATTGTCTCATGATAGGCTAGTTGGGCAGAGTTTTGTGGGGCAATCTACAGCACTAGTAAATAACTTGTATGGAAAAACATCTCCAGAATTTGCAGGAGTTCCAGAGCATCCCTCTATCGGTGCTTCTAGTCACACTGGAGGTTCTGATTTGTATAGCTTCGCTGATGGTGTTTTCGATTCATAG
- the LOC106761484 gene encoding DNA-(apurinic or apyrimidinic site) lyase has protein sequence MKRFFKVVEKDSDGSAKKPRETENDAENEENKKKEPLKFMTWNANSFLLRVKNNWPDFTNLITTFDPDVIAIQEVRMPAAGAKGASKVPGEIKDDTSAAREEKKVLMRALSAPPFGNYHVWWSLADSKYAGTALLVKKCFKPKSVVFNLDKLASKHEPDGRVVLVEFETLRLLNTYVPNNGWKEEANSFQRRRKWDKRILEFVTQNSDKPLIWCGDLNVSHEEIDVSHPEFFSAAKLNGYIPPNKEDCGQPGFTLAERRRFGTILREGKLVDAYRFLHKDKDMERGFSWSGNPVGRYRGKRMRIDYFLVSESLKERIVACEIHGHGIELEGFYGSDHCPVTLELSPSSDPQNEDATKQLS, from the exons ATGAAACGGTTTTTCAAAGTAGTGGAGAAAGATTCAGATGGGTCTGCGAAGAAGCCAAGAGAGACTGAGAATGATGCCGAAAATGAAGAGAACAAGAAGAAGGAACCGTTGAAGTTTATGACATGGAATGCCAACAGCTTTCTTCTTCGGGTCAAAAACAACTGGCCCGACTTCACCAACCTTATCACCACTTTTGATCCTGATGTCATTGCCATTCAG GAAGTTCGGATGCCTGCTGCAGGAGCAAAGGGTGCATCTAAAGTTCCGGGGGAAATAAAAGATGATACAAGCGCAgccagagaagaaaaaaag GTATTGATGCGTGCACTCTCTGCTCCACCTTTTGGAAACTATCATGTTTGGTGGTCTCTTGCAGATTCAAAGTATGCAGGGACAGCATTACTTGTGAAAAAATGCTTCAAGCCAAAAAGTGTTGTTTTCAATCTTGATAAATTAG cTTCAAAACATGAACCAGATGGTCGAGTGGTCCTAGTTGAATTTGAAACACTCCGTTTATTGAATACGTATGTACCAAACAACGGATGGAAAGAGGAGGCAAACTCGTttcaaaggagaagaaaatgggACAAAAGGATTCTTGAATTCGTTACACAAAATTCAGACAAGCCTTTAATATGGTGTGGGGATCTGAATGTCAG CCATGAAGAGATTGACGTAAGTCATCCCGAGTTTTTCAGTGCGGCAAAACTCAACGGTTATATCCCTCCAAATAAAGAG GATTGTGGCCAACCTGGGTTTACCTTGGCTGAAAGAAGACGATTTGGTACCATCTTAAGAGA GGGAAAGCTGGTGGATGCTTATAGATTTCTGCACAAGGATAAGGACATGGAACGAGGTTTCTCATGGTCTGGAAATCCAGTTGGaag GTATCGTGGAAAACGGATGAGAATAgactattttttagtttcagAGAGCCTTAAAGAAAGGATTGTTGCATGTGAAATACATGGACATGGGATAGAATTAGAAG GTTTCTATGGAAGTGATCATTGTCCCGTTACCTTAGAGCTCTCTCCTAGTTCTGACCCTCAAAATGAGGATGCAACAAAGCAACTgtcctaa
- the LOC106759701 gene encoding CBBY-like protein yields the protein MAAASGIISFSSASFFTPTTPQPKTHCLLKHTKDNDHLPTSSSFTTLSSLRISKPTTTFGVTSTTRVHVPPRRLSCSASASSSSTLPSALLFDCDGVLVDTEKDGHRISFNQTFQERNLGVTWDVDLYGELLKIGGGKERMTAYFNKTGWPANAPAGEQERKDFVASLHKQKTELFMALIEKKLLPLRPGVAKIIDQAFSQGVQVAVCSTSNEKAVSAIVSFLLGPERAEKIKIFAGDVVPRKKPDPAIYLLAASTLGIEPSRCVVVEDSAIGLAAAKAAGMTCIVTKSGYTEDEDFLNADAVFDSIGDPPEERFDLAFCGSLLEKQYVS from the exons ATGGCAGCTGCAAGTGGCATCATCTCCTTCTCCTCTGCGTCATTCTTCACTCCAACAAcacctcaaccaaaaacccatTGCCTCCTCAAACACACGAAGGATAATGATCATCTTCCAACATCATCATCCTTCACTACTCTTTCTTCTCTTAGGATATCAAAACCAACAACCACCTTTGGAGTCACTTCAACCACAAGGGTCCATGTTCCTCCTCGTAGGTTGAGTTGTTCGGCCTCTGCATCTTCCTCTTCCACTCTTCCCTCGGCTCTTCTATTTGACTGCGATGGAGTCCTTGTAGATACTGAAAAAGATGGTCACCGCATTTCTTTCAACCAAACCTTCCAAGAG AGAAATCTGGGCGTTACATGGGATGTAGACTTGTATGGAGAATTGCTCAAAATTGGAGGTGGAAAAGAAAG GATGACAGCATACTTTAACAAGACAGGTTGGCCTGCGAATGCCCCAGCAGGtgaacaagaaagaaaagatttcgtTGCTTCACTTCACAAACAGAAGACAGAACTATTCATGGCTCTTATTGAGAAAAAACTGTTGCCTCTTCGTCCAGGTGTTGCAAA GATTATCGATCAGGCTTTTTCTCAAGGAGTCCAAGTTGCAGTTTGCAGCACTTCCAATGAAAAGGCG GTCTCTGCAATAGTATCATTCTTGCTGGGACCTGAGAGAGCAGAAAAAATCAAGATATTTGCAGGAGATGTGGTTCCCCGTAAAAAGCCTGATCCA gCCATCTATCTGTTAGCAGCCAGCACTCTGGGTATTGAACCTTCAAG ATGTGTTGTGGTGGAGGACAGTGCCATAGGCCTAGCAGCTGCTAAAGCAGCTGGAATGACATGTATAGTAACAAAGAGCGG CTACACAGAAGATGAAGATTTCTTAAATGCAGATGCAGTGTTTGATAGCATTGGTGATCCTCCTGAGGAGAGATTTGATTTGGCATTCTGTGGTAGCCTTCTTGAGAAGCAATATGTGAGCTAG